A genomic region of Candidatus Binatia bacterium contains the following coding sequences:
- a CDS encoding nuclear transport factor 2 family protein — MNNPPASDEVLAVAKASPDAVARHDKEAWVGLFATHAVIEDPVGSRPHHGGLHDRRSGVRGTGPLERFYDTFIAPNDITFHVDQDIVAGRVVVRDVTIELVMAAGLNVRVPMHLLYEVTDQDGMLKIAHLCASWELFPMVRQVVSQGWTGLMVMNRLGIRMIANQGIGAVLGFSKGIFGIHGAGKQTVLRFVEAVNRKDGAALGTLFDQRSNGIGFPAGRRTLTPESFCSQVDVSLSVTKLISSGYVTSCTFTARSGGTESKGVGLFEFNSRTRKVHAARLYCASASL; from the coding sequence ATGAACAATCCACCCGCCAGCGACGAAGTGCTCGCCGTCGCCAAGGCCTCGCCGGATGCCGTTGCCCGGCACGACAAGGAGGCTTGGGTCGGGTTGTTCGCAACCCACGCGGTCATCGAAGATCCTGTCGGGTCACGGCCGCACCACGGCGGTCTCCACGATCGGCGTTCCGGGGTCCGCGGGACCGGGCCGCTCGAGCGCTTCTACGACACGTTCATCGCTCCCAACGACATCACGTTTCACGTCGACCAGGACATCGTTGCGGGCCGTGTCGTGGTGCGTGACGTGACCATCGAGTTGGTGATGGCGGCCGGACTGAACGTCCGTGTCCCCATGCACCTGCTGTACGAAGTCACGGACCAAGACGGGATGCTGAAGATCGCTCATCTGTGCGCGTCCTGGGAACTGTTCCCAATGGTCCGACAGGTTGTCAGCCAGGGGTGGACCGGGCTCATGGTGATGAACCGCCTCGGGATCCGCATGATCGCCAACCAGGGTATCGGCGCCGTCCTCGGGTTTTCCAAAGGCATATTCGGGATTCATGGCGCCGGGAAACAAACGGTCCTGCGGTTCGTCGAGGCGGTCAACCGCAAAGACGGTGCGGCACTCGGCACGCTGTTCGACCAGCGCAGCAATGGGATCGGCTTTCCAGCCGGGCGGCGGACTCTTACTCCCGAGTCTTTCTGCAGCCAGGTCGATGTGTCCCTGTCGGTGACCAAACTCATCTCTTCCGGCTACGTCACCAGCTGCACGTTCACTGCGCGATCCGGCGGAACGGAGTCGAAAGGCGTGGGCCTCTTCGAGTTCAACTCCCGGACGCGCAAGGTGCATGCGGCTCGGCTCTACTGCGCATCCGCGTCTTTGTAG
- a CDS encoding wax ester/triacylglycerol synthase family O-acyltransferase, whose translation MTPRHFQRLTATDASFIVLEKGPSHMHIGGVMIFEGPPPPYEALLQHIEARLDLVPRYRQRLLLPRFEMGRPLWIDDTRFTLTYHVRHSALPPPGSIEQLQRFTARVFSQRLDRSKSLWEIYLLEGLEGGRFALLNKTHHAMVDGVSGVDIATLLFDLSRDAPPSLPPREKWKAHPEPSQGEIATKLLRDSARVVLGLAKSATGALTDPRQAAEALRVTAEGLGEVVWAGLTPAPPSPLNVPIGPHRRVTWVRTALADFKVIKDSIGGTVNDVVLAVVAGALARWLHGRGVRTEGLELRAGVPVSVRAEQEHQQLGNRITMMVAPVPVYCEDAVERLRIVRQAMRGLKESKQALGAQLIIGIERFAPPTILAQASRLHFSPRFANLVVTNVPGPQFPLYLMGRELLEMAPVGFIVEGFAMIVALVSYNGALTFGLLGDYDALPDIEVIGTYIKEALAELVSAARQ comes from the coding sequence ATGACGCCACGCCACTTCCAGCGCCTGACCGCCACCGACGCATCGTTCATCGTGCTGGAGAAGGGCCCGTCGCACATGCACATCGGCGGGGTGATGATCTTCGAGGGCCCGCCGCCACCGTATGAAGCGCTGTTGCAGCATATCGAGGCCCGCCTCGATCTCGTACCACGGTATCGCCAGCGGCTGCTCTTGCCCCGCTTCGAAATGGGCCGGCCGCTATGGATCGACGACACCCGCTTCACATTGACCTACCACGTGCGCCACAGCGCCTTGCCGCCGCCCGGTTCGATCGAACAGCTGCAACGCTTCACCGCGCGCGTGTTCTCGCAACGGCTGGATCGCTCGAAGTCGCTCTGGGAGATCTACCTTCTTGAGGGACTCGAAGGCGGACGTTTCGCGCTGCTGAACAAGACCCACCATGCCATGGTCGACGGCGTGTCGGGAGTCGACATCGCGACCCTGCTCTTCGACCTGTCACGCGACGCCCCGCCGAGCCTGCCACCAAGAGAGAAGTGGAAAGCGCATCCCGAGCCGTCGCAAGGGGAGATTGCGACCAAACTGCTGCGCGACTCTGCCCGTGTCGTGCTCGGCCTGGCGAAATCGGCAACCGGCGCGCTCACCGACCCGCGGCAGGCGGCCGAGGCGCTGCGGGTGACGGCCGAGGGGCTCGGTGAAGTGGTGTGGGCGGGGCTGACTCCGGCGCCGCCGTCGCCGCTGAATGTCCCGATCGGTCCGCACCGGCGGGTGACCTGGGTGCGCACCGCCCTGGCCGACTTCAAGGTGATCAAGGACAGCATAGGCGGCACGGTGAACGATGTGGTGCTCGCCGTCGTCGCCGGTGCGCTTGCCCGCTGGCTGCACGGGCGCGGCGTGCGCACGGAGGGCTTGGAGCTGCGCGCCGGGGTGCCGGTGTCGGTGCGCGCCGAGCAGGAGCACCAGCAGCTGGGCAACCGCATTACCATGATGGTCGCCCCGGTGCCGGTCTACTGCGAGGATGCAGTCGAGCGCCTGCGGATCGTGCGCCAGGCAATGCGTGGCCTCAAGGAATCAAAACAGGCGCTGGGTGCGCAGCTGATCATCGGCATCGAACGGTTCGCGCCGCCGACGATCCTGGCGCAAGCGTCCCGGCTGCACTTCTCACCGCGCTTCGCCAACCTGGTGGTGACCAACGTCCCGGGTCCGCAGTTTCCGCTCTATCTGATGGGCCGTGAGCTGTTGGAGATGGCGCCCGTTGGCTTCATCGTCGAGGGCTTCGCGATGATCGTGGCGCTGGTCAGCTACAACGGTGCCTTGACGTTCGGGCTGCTCGGCGACTACGACGCGCTGCCTGACATCGAGGTGATCGGCACGTATATCAAAGAGGCGCTGGCGGAGCTGGTCAGCGCGGCGCGGCAGTGA
- a CDS encoding wax ester/triacylglycerol synthase family O-acyltransferase — MGAQHLDRLSIADAAFLWQEDRGTHAHIGWVMIAEGAPPAYADLLKHVKARLHLVPRYRQKLAFPPWQIALPLWIDDPRFNLEYHVRHAALPAPGSMDQLRAAVGRIFSQGLDRSKPLWELWLVQGLQDDRFAIINKAHRALVDGIGGVDITTVLFDTARDPAPVPPPSRPWLPHPEPSPAELVAAGIRDLVAAPLEVARHVWSALNDADKAATAVHQVAQGVRQLAATYMHPPAATPLNVPLGTHRRVYWTRCRLADFKRIKDTFGGTINDVYLTVLTGALASWLRRRGIRTRGLQMRACVPISLRSEVASGAIAIGVSTDGTRVVECFAPLPVGTPDPVERLRIVRRALDDLKHSKQALGARAISTLQDFTPPALLAQTSRLSFSSRSFDLVAANVPGPQFPLYLLGREVVQVGPVGFLMERCALMATLVSYNGMLELGLIGDADALPDLDDLGGAIDGAVAELLKAASTERPKGRTRKLPRRGSHA; from the coding sequence ATGGGGGCACAACACCTGGATCGGCTCAGCATCGCGGATGCCGCCTTCCTGTGGCAGGAGGACCGCGGTACGCATGCGCACATCGGATGGGTGATGATCGCCGAGGGGGCGCCGCCGGCGTATGCGGACCTCCTCAAGCATGTGAAGGCACGCCTCCACCTGGTGCCGCGCTACCGGCAGAAGCTGGCGTTCCCGCCGTGGCAGATCGCCCTGCCACTGTGGATCGACGATCCACGCTTCAATCTCGAGTACCATGTGCGGCACGCGGCACTGCCGGCACCCGGCTCCATGGATCAACTGCGTGCGGCGGTGGGCCGGATCTTCTCGCAAGGGCTCGATCGCTCCAAACCTCTGTGGGAACTGTGGCTGGTCCAAGGTCTGCAAGACGATCGCTTTGCCATCATCAACAAGGCACACCGCGCCCTCGTCGACGGCATTGGCGGCGTCGACATCACCACGGTCCTGTTTGATACCGCCCGGGATCCCGCGCCGGTGCCGCCACCAAGCCGGCCGTGGCTGCCGCACCCGGAACCGTCGCCGGCCGAGCTGGTCGCCGCCGGCATCCGTGACCTCGTGGCCGCGCCCCTCGAGGTCGCGCGGCACGTGTGGAGTGCGCTGAACGATGCCGACAAGGCCGCCACCGCGGTCCACCAGGTGGCGCAGGGTGTCAGGCAACTGGCGGCTACCTACATGCACCCACCTGCAGCAACGCCGCTCAACGTGCCGCTCGGCACGCATCGGCGGGTGTACTGGACCCGCTGCCGGTTGGCCGACTTCAAGCGCATCAAGGACACCTTCGGCGGTACGATCAACGACGTGTATCTCACGGTGCTCACCGGTGCGCTCGCGTCCTGGCTCCGCCGGCGCGGCATCCGCACGCGCGGTTTGCAGATGCGTGCGTGTGTGCCGATCTCGCTGCGCAGTGAGGTCGCCAGCGGCGCCATCGCCATCGGCGTGAGCACGGACGGCACCCGCGTGGTGGAATGTTTTGCGCCCCTGCCGGTCGGCACGCCGGACCCTGTCGAGCGCCTGCGCATCGTGCGCCGGGCGCTCGACGACCTGAAGCACTCAAAGCAGGCACTCGGCGCGCGCGCCATCTCCACGCTGCAGGACTTCACGCCGCCGGCGCTGCTGGCGCAGACGTCGCGCCTCAGTTTCTCCAGTCGCTCGTTCGACCTGGTCGCCGCCAACGTGCCCGGGCCGCAGTTTCCACTCTACCTGCTCGGCCGTGAGGTGGTGCAGGTTGGACCGGTCGGCTTCCTCATGGAGCGCTGCGCACTGATGGCCACCCTGGTCAGCTACAACGGTATGCTGGAGCTCGGCCTGATCGGCGACGCCGACGCGTTGCCCGATCTGGACGACCTAGGCGGGGCCATCGATGGGGCGGTGGCCGAGTTGCTCAAGGCCGCCAGTACAGAGCGGCCCAAGGGGCGCACCCGGAAGTTGCCGCGCCGAGGATCCCACGCATGA
- a CDS encoding type II toxin-antitoxin system PemK/MazF family toxin, which produces MIACDRGDVVLVGFVFSDESGRKVRPALVITLSAYHRARREVILAAITSNVRRRLVADHLLADWKAAGLLFPSLVTGIVRTVKQTMIERKLGSLTKADMHAVERELRRALDL; this is translated from the coding sequence ATGATCGCCTGCGATCGCGGTGACGTCGTCCTGGTCGGCTTCGTGTTCTCCGATGAGTCTGGGCGCAAAGTGCGGCCGGCTCTGGTGATCACTTTGTCTGCATACCACCGCGCACGGCGCGAGGTCATCCTGGCGGCGATCACGAGTAATGTGCGCCGGCGCTTGGTTGCGGACCATTTGTTGGCTGACTGGAAGGCAGCCGGTCTGCTTTTTCCATCTCTCGTGACTGGTATCGTTCGAACGGTCAAGCAGACGATGATCGAGCGGAAGCTGGGCTCGTTGACCAAAGCGGACATGCACGCAGTCGAACGGGAGCTGCGGCGCGCTTTGGACCTCTGA